From the genome of Abditibacteriaceae bacterium, one region includes:
- the thrS gene encoding threonine--tRNA ligase yields MIEIFLPDGTVKEVPEGTTALEFAATIGPRLAQSALGALVDGEPYDLTRPLPAKSRLQILTWNDAQGREIYRHSSTHLMAQAVKELYPEAKLTVGPPLADRFYYDIDMPSIGENDFAQIEEKMREIAARDLPIVREEVSRAEAQQLFESLGETYKLEILADLPEDQPITLYRQGDWVDLCRGPHLPSTGKIKAVKILAASGAFWRGDANNKQLQRLYGTSYPTPKELDQHIQRLEEAKARDHRKLGRELGLFLLTHEVGAGLPIWLPKGAMLRRTLEDFIRDELVKRGYQPVYTPHIANAELFRTSGHLTAYADSMFPRMKSEDGDEFVLKPVNCPFHVMIYKSEKRSYRDLPLRYAEFGTVYRWEQSGEVGGLTRVRGFTQDDAHLFLTPEQLPQEFKNNVELILLVLNRLGMTYSARVGLRDPNKPDKYVGSDEAWQESQSALLAAVQELGLEHTVEEGEAAIYGPKLDFVVNDAIGRQWQLGTVQVDYVLPERFGLEYTGADGQAHRPVMIHRAPFGSLERFCGVLIEHFAGAFPLWLSPVQVVVAPIADRHNDAAKDLAKALEAEGFRVEVNLDNEKVGAKIGKAEALKTPYMAVIGDRETETGGASLRARGRKDLGAMSREELIAHLVKERDA; encoded by the coding sequence TAGAAATTTTTCTTCCTGACGGTACGGTCAAAGAAGTGCCTGAAGGCACGACGGCACTCGAATTTGCGGCAACAATCGGGCCACGATTGGCACAAAGCGCGCTTGGCGCCCTCGTCGATGGCGAACCCTACGATCTCACACGGCCATTGCCCGCGAAAAGCCGTCTGCAAATCCTGACGTGGAACGACGCGCAAGGTCGCGAAATTTATCGGCACTCATCGACCCACTTGATGGCGCAGGCTGTGAAAGAGCTATATCCCGAAGCCAAATTGACGGTTGGCCCGCCGCTCGCCGACCGCTTTTATTACGATATCGACATGCCTTCGATTGGCGAAAACGACTTCGCACAAATCGAAGAAAAAATGCGCGAAATCGCCGCGCGCGACTTGCCGATTGTTCGCGAAGAAGTGTCGCGTGCCGAAGCACAGCAACTTTTTGAAAGTCTGGGCGAAACTTACAAACTGGAAATTTTGGCAGACCTGCCCGAAGACCAGCCGATTACGCTTTATCGTCAGGGCGACTGGGTCGATTTGTGCCGTGGGCCGCATTTGCCTTCAACCGGAAAAATCAAAGCCGTCAAAATTCTGGCGGCGAGTGGTGCATTCTGGCGCGGCGATGCCAACAACAAACAGTTGCAGCGTTTGTACGGCACCAGTTACCCAACGCCCAAAGAATTGGACCAGCACATCCAGCGTCTGGAAGAAGCCAAAGCACGCGACCACCGCAAACTGGGCCGCGAGCTTGGCTTGTTTTTGCTCACGCACGAAGTTGGCGCGGGCCTTCCAATCTGGTTACCCAAAGGCGCGATGCTGCGCCGCACGTTGGAGGATTTCATCCGCGACGAGCTAGTAAAGCGCGGTTATCAGCCGGTTTATACGCCGCACATCGCCAACGCCGAACTGTTCCGAACATCGGGCCATCTCACGGCGTATGCCGATTCGATGTTTCCGCGCATGAAATCGGAAGACGGCGACGAATTCGTTCTCAAGCCGGTGAACTGTCCGTTCCACGTGATGATTTACAAGAGCGAAAAGCGCTCTTATCGCGATTTGCCGTTGCGCTACGCTGAATTCGGCACGGTCTATCGCTGGGAGCAAAGTGGCGAAGTCGGCGGACTCACGCGCGTGCGCGGCTTTACACAAGACGACGCGCATTTGTTTCTGACGCCCGAACAATTGCCGCAGGAATTCAAAAACAACGTCGAGTTGATTCTTCTTGTTCTTAACCGTCTGGGCATGACCTACTCGGCGCGCGTCGGTTTGCGTGACCCGAACAAGCCCGACAAATATGTCGGCAGCGACGAAGCGTGGCAGGAATCGCAGAGCGCGTTGCTGGCAGCCGTTCAGGAATTAGGTTTGGAGCACACGGTCGAAGAAGGCGAAGCCGCGATTTACGGCCCCAAACTCGACTTCGTTGTCAACGACGCGATTGGCCGTCAGTGGCAGCTCGGAACGGTGCAGGTCGATTACGTGTTGCCCGAACGCTTTGGCCTCGAATACACAGGCGCTGATGGGCAGGCACATCGCCCCGTGATGATTCATCGCGCGCCGTTCGGTTCGCTCGAACGTTTCTGCGGCGTTCTCATCGAACACTTCGCGGGCGCGTTTCCGTTGTGGCTTTCCCCTGTGCAGGTTGTTGTTGCGCCAATTGCGGATCGTCATAACGATGCGGCGAAAGATTTGGCCAAGGCGCTCGAAGCCGAAGGTTTCCGTGTCGAAGTCAATCTCGACAACGAGAAAGTTGGCGCGAAAATTGGTAAAGCCGAAGCGCTCAAAACGCCATACATGGCCGTCATTGGCGACCGCGAAACCGAAACCGGCGGCGCATCGCTGCGCGCGCGGGGACGCAAAGATCTGGGCGCGATGTCGCGCGAAGAATTAATCGCGCATTTGGTGAAAGAACGCGACGCATAA